One genomic region from Pecten maximus chromosome 5, xPecMax1.1, whole genome shotgun sequence encodes:
- the LOC117327791 gene encoding keratin-associated protein 5-5-like isoform X1: MTETKAVFSDKCQEGKCSCCTGEDCCSTNCRCSVCKDKRASSTVKGAICPDGLCKVGQECECGDSCKCSDGCQCPKCKAGCKCAGANFVCSKECMSGKCCGTSDCQCDGKCSCPKCKCKCASAVYCSKCTGGKCGCTGSGCCTKNCRCPGCKVGCGCFPAKGGSCPDGKCQVGLACQCGDSCTCSDGCKCSVCKAGCKCGGANVVCSMNCQSGKCCGTSACRCSCNSAAVFCAKCPGGRCGCTGSGCCTNNCRCPGCKINCGCFSAKKATCPDGVCQIGRECGCGCKCSDACKCPSCKGGCKCGGANFVCSADCVSGQCCGKSACQCNGKCACPRCRCNCKSGTCTCGVGCTGSSTCKCDAGCTCKQ; this comes from the exons ATGACCGAGACTAAAG CTGTTTTCTCTGACAAGTGTCAAGAGGGGAAATGTAGTTGTTGTACTGGTGAAGACTGTTGCAGCACCAATTGCAGGTGTTCCGTATGTAAGGACAAGCGCGCAAGCTCCA cGGTAAAGGGTGCTATATGTCCTGATGGACTCTGCAAGGTTGGACAGGAGTGTGAGTGTGGCGACTCCTGTAAGTGTAGTGACGGATGTCAGTGCCCGAAATGTAAGGCCGGATGCAAATGCGCAg GTGCGAACTTTGTTTGCTCCAAAGAATGCATGTCTGGGAAATGTTGCGGAACCAGCGACTGCCAGTGCGACGGCAAGTGTTCATGCCCGAAGTGCAAGTGCAAGTGCGCTTCAG CTGTGTACTGCTCCAAGTGTACCGGGGGTAAGTGTGGCTGTACTGGTTCTGGCTGCTGTACCAAGAACTGTAGATGTCCCGGATGCAAGGTCGGCTGTGGATGCTTCC CAGCGAAAGGCGGATCCTGTCCTGATGGAAAGTGTCAGGTCGGACTCGCTTGCCAATGTGGAGACTCCTGTACATGCAGCGACGGATGCAAGTGCTCTGTCTGCAAGGCCGGATGTAAATGTGGAG GCGCCAACGTTGTGTGCTCCATGAACTGCCAGTCAGGAAAATGCTGTGGAACTAGCGCCTGTCGTTGTAGTTGCAATTCTGCTG CCGTGTTCTGTGCCAAGTGTCCAGGGGGAAGGTGTGGCTGTACTGGTTCCGGTTGTTGTACCAACAACTGTAGATGTCCCGGATGTAAGATCAACTGCGGATGCTTTT CTGCGAAGAAAGCGACCTGTCCTGATGGAGTTTGTCAGATTGGACGAGAGTGTGGATGTGGCTGCAAGTGCAGTGACGCATGCAAGTGTCCTTCATGTAAGGGTGGCTGCAAATGCGGAG GTGCCAACTTCGTGTGCTCCGCGGACTGTGTGTCGGGACAATGTTGCGGAAAGAGTGCCTGCCAGTGCAACGGCAAATGCGCATGCCCAAGGTGCAGGTGCAACTGTAAATCCG GTACTTGTACCTGTGGTGTAGGCTGTACTGGATCAAGCACCTGCAAGTGTGATGCTGGCTGCACATGTAAGCAGTAA
- the LOC117327791 gene encoding keratin-associated protein 5-2-like isoform X3: MTETKAVFSDKCQEGKCSCCTGEDCCSTNCRCSVCKDKRASSTVKGAICPDGLCKVGQECECGDSCKCSDGCQCPKCKAGCKCAGANFVCSKECMSGKCCGTSDCQCDGKCSCPKCKCKCASAVYCSKCTGGKCGCTGSGCCTKNCRCPGCKVGCGCFPAKGGSCPDGKCQVGLACQCGDSCTCSDGCKCSVCKAGCKCGGANVVCSMNCQSGKCCGTSACRCSCNSAAVFCAKCPGGRCGCTGSGCCTNNCRCPGCKINCGCFSAKKATCPDGVCQIGRECGCGCKCSDACKCPSCKGGCKCGGTCTCGVGCTGSSTCKCDAGCTCKQ, encoded by the exons ATGACCGAGACTAAAG CTGTTTTCTCTGACAAGTGTCAAGAGGGGAAATGTAGTTGTTGTACTGGTGAAGACTGTTGCAGCACCAATTGCAGGTGTTCCGTATGTAAGGACAAGCGCGCAAGCTCCA cGGTAAAGGGTGCTATATGTCCTGATGGACTCTGCAAGGTTGGACAGGAGTGTGAGTGTGGCGACTCCTGTAAGTGTAGTGACGGATGTCAGTGCCCGAAATGTAAGGCCGGATGCAAATGCGCAg GTGCGAACTTTGTTTGCTCCAAAGAATGCATGTCTGGGAAATGTTGCGGAACCAGCGACTGCCAGTGCGACGGCAAGTGTTCATGCCCGAAGTGCAAGTGCAAGTGCGCTTCAG CTGTGTACTGCTCCAAGTGTACCGGGGGTAAGTGTGGCTGTACTGGTTCTGGCTGCTGTACCAAGAACTGTAGATGTCCCGGATGCAAGGTCGGCTGTGGATGCTTCC CAGCGAAAGGCGGATCCTGTCCTGATGGAAAGTGTCAGGTCGGACTCGCTTGCCAATGTGGAGACTCCTGTACATGCAGCGACGGATGCAAGTGCTCTGTCTGCAAGGCCGGATGTAAATGTGGAG GCGCCAACGTTGTGTGCTCCATGAACTGCCAGTCAGGAAAATGCTGTGGAACTAGCGCCTGTCGTTGTAGTTGCAATTCTGCTG CCGTGTTCTGTGCCAAGTGTCCAGGGGGAAGGTGTGGCTGTACTGGTTCCGGTTGTTGTACCAACAACTGTAGATGTCCCGGATGTAAGATCAACTGCGGATGCTTTT CTGCGAAGAAAGCGACCTGTCCTGATGGAGTTTGTCAGATTGGACGAGAGTGTGGATGTGGCTGCAAGTGCAGTGACGCATGCAAGTGTCCTTCATGTAAGGGTGGCTGCAAATGCGGAG GTACTTGTACCTGTGGTGTAGGCTGTACTGGATCAAGCACCTGCAAGTGTGATGCTGGCTGCACATGTAAGCAGTAA